One stretch of Corynebacterium auriscanis DNA includes these proteins:
- a CDS encoding CinA family protein: MPAQQNPCGYTPITINRPPQQPQQVVAQLRASGRTIATAESLTAGLVSATIATVPGASIILRGGLIVYATDLKARLAGVDQRYLRRHGPIDPGVAAALARGAATACDADLGIGLTGVAGPDPQEGHPVGEVYVGVGTKEGNGTVVAELPASWWDPQADDVRASIRQAAVSVALTLLSIVDSELS, translated from the coding sequence ATGCCCGCCCAGCAAAACCCTTGTGGTTACACACCGATCACTATTAACCGCCCACCCCAACAACCGCAGCAGGTGGTCGCCCAGCTACGCGCGTCCGGCCGTACGATTGCCACCGCGGAATCCCTTACCGCGGGGCTGGTGTCTGCCACCATTGCCACGGTTCCAGGGGCCTCTATTATCCTGCGCGGGGGGTTGATCGTTTATGCCACCGATCTTAAGGCCAGGTTGGCGGGGGTGGACCAGCGCTATCTTCGACGCCACGGGCCAATCGATCCCGGTGTGGCCGCCGCATTGGCGAGGGGCGCGGCAACGGCATGCGATGCCGATCTCGGCATCGGGCTAACCGGGGTAGCGGGGCCCGACCCCCAAGAAGGCCATCCAGTGGGTGAGGTGTACGTGGGCGTCGGGACAAAAGAAGGAAATGGCACCGTGGTGGCGGAACTGCCCGCCAGCTGGTGGGATCCACAGGCCGACGACGTGAGAGCCAGCATCCGACAGGCTGCGGTGAGTGTGGCACTGACGCTATTGTCGATCGTAGATTCCGAGCTTTCATAA
- the pgsA gene encoding CDP-diacylglycerol--glycerol-3-phosphate 3-phosphatidyltransferase has translation MKNVATTSMNRTNQSSFGRVVHRLSLPNVLTTVRIVLIPLFLWLILSSDHWAQAGHADKVTRWWALIVFVLLMFTDQLDGFLARKYQVITDFGKLADPIADKALMISALVSLNILGELWWWVTAVIVFRELGITVWRVVLARRGRVVPASKGGKLKTVLQTLAMALYILPVAGALTWLAHIVMGLAVVVTVVTGVQYLLDSREQAPAGSGGASAN, from the coding sequence ATGAAAAATGTGGCTACGACATCGATGAATCGCACCAATCAGTCGTCGTTTGGACGGGTTGTGCACCGGCTCAGCTTGCCCAATGTCCTCACGACGGTGCGCATTGTGCTGATCCCGCTCTTCCTGTGGCTAATCCTCAGCTCGGACCATTGGGCCCAGGCTGGCCACGCGGATAAGGTCACACGCTGGTGGGCTCTCATCGTGTTCGTGTTGCTGATGTTCACCGATCAGCTCGACGGGTTTTTGGCTCGCAAATACCAGGTCATCACTGATTTCGGGAAGCTGGCTGATCCGATCGCTGACAAGGCGCTGATGATTTCTGCGCTGGTTAGCCTGAATATCCTCGGGGAACTGTGGTGGTGGGTCACCGCTGTCATCGTGTTCCGCGAGCTTGGCATTACGGTGTGGCGCGTGGTTCTGGCCCGCCGTGGTCGCGTTGTGCCCGCATCAAAGGGGGGCAAACTCAAGACCGTCCTGCAAACTCTGGCGATGGCTCTGTACATCCTGCCTGTGGCCGGTGCGCTGACGTGGCTCGCGCACATCGTGATGGGTCTAGCTGTCGTGGTCACTGTTGTCACCGGTGTGCAGTACTTGCTGGATTCTCGAGAACAAGCCCCGGCTGGCTCCGGTGGGGCTTCGGCCAACTAG
- a CDS encoding TerC family protein, which yields MEVNALTWGITIAVVAAFFVFDFFAHVRTPHEPTVKESALWSLFYIGLACLFGGFLWLTWGEPGNPHQHGVEFFAGYVTEKALSVDNLFIFALIMASFQIPRKYQQKVLLWGIAMALVFRGIFIALGAAVISAWSDVFYLFGIFLLWTAVKLIIDEVSDKEETDPENMWIVRTIRKVIPVSPDYNGDKLAFKDKGKWIITPLFVGLLAIGFIDLLFALDSIPAIYGITSEPYIVFTTNALALMGLRQLYFLLDGLLDKLVYLSYGLGVILAFIGVKLVLHALHENNLPFINGGQNVHAPEVSVEMSLIVIVSVLVITTVLSLTLGKRHNAANEEGHEATDTSVSS from the coding sequence ATGGAAGTTAATGCATTGACGTGGGGGATTACCATTGCGGTGGTCGCTGCGTTCTTCGTCTTCGATTTTTTTGCCCACGTGCGCACGCCACACGAGCCCACCGTGAAGGAATCCGCACTGTGGTCGCTGTTCTACATTGGCCTGGCTTGCCTCTTCGGTGGCTTTTTATGGCTGACATGGGGGGAGCCCGGTAATCCCCATCAACACGGTGTGGAGTTCTTCGCTGGCTATGTCACCGAAAAGGCGCTCAGTGTGGACAACCTGTTCATTTTTGCGCTCATCATGGCTTCTTTCCAGATCCCCCGTAAGTACCAGCAAAAGGTGCTGTTGTGGGGTATCGCCATGGCTCTGGTGTTCCGCGGCATCTTCATTGCCCTGGGCGCAGCGGTGATTTCCGCTTGGTCGGACGTGTTCTACCTTTTCGGTATCTTCCTGTTGTGGACCGCCGTCAAGCTGATCATTGATGAAGTTTCCGACAAGGAAGAAACTGACCCGGAAAACATGTGGATTGTTCGCACCATCCGCAAGGTAATCCCCGTTTCGCCCGATTACAACGGCGATAAATTGGCCTTCAAGGACAAGGGTAAGTGGATCATCACACCACTGTTCGTGGGGCTTCTAGCCATCGGTTTCATCGACCTTTTGTTTGCGCTGGATTCGATTCCCGCCATTTACGGCATTACTAGCGAGCCGTACATCGTCTTCACGACCAACGCACTGGCGCTGATGGGATTGCGTCAGCTGTATTTCCTGCTAGATGGTTTGCTCGACAAGCTGGTGTACCTGTCCTACGGCTTAGGTGTGATCTTGGCCTTCATTGGTGTGAAGCTAGTGCTACACGCTCTGCACGAAAACAACCTGCCATTTATCAACGGTGGACAAAACGTGCACGCCCCTGAGGTGTCGGTGGAAATGTCGCTCATCGTTATTGTGAGCGTCTTAGTTATCACCACTGTCCTCAGCCTCACCCTGGGGAAGAGGCATAACGCAGCCAACGAAGAAGGCCACGAAGCTACTGATACCTCGGTGAGCTCCTAG